A window of Calliopsis andreniformis isolate RMS-2024a chromosome 3, iyCalAndr_principal, whole genome shotgun sequence contains these coding sequences:
- the LOC143177008 gene encoding proton channel OtopLc: MVAELKNIPVGSAERKTPTVVPQRLRSSSKHKTRPKWIEAATREPIYSVLDSDEATSSLPPGIKTNVVVISAVKSGEPRNRESEITLQRDLPYVPSSENKPISQTSTILETEDEDPLYSVVKKPKKVQLPETGLLERKLQPIAESIEEKQIQLEIRSRQEELKKWLQVASKQLPEPRRLFNLGEMYTNRLGEFDQAQADWKRTSVSVPRGIVGLVGPYRVYQNPNERREYMLQEEELVEEVVDSVSEIATNNVTEHHQRAKWRLREDDEETLVPDIRDIPGLEDFAMEAESKEVSEWKKVEDQIVEYSQRDEVTKGKEEIRDVGGIVSGKEERAVDVPEETSTASTSSVKDKKASNEQHDKDSLNETGSTTGGTVEGAPGGAPNRGERNTEADTTAVETRSSAPSRSLVSRILSRARSPNDLLDHSEPFSQLWVVLSNVYGQLVVVLMIALCLAEVMDTPVPLLSLQGVFLMYLYVGSIAVIISIYIWVLVDSCGSLGSGAIGADDAELGGTSLTRFGSLKRAHISRSRTAPTSFYIRVGALLFGLATLVFNGLEMAMHSMMQGAECLSDVVFVHPVLHGLFTFLQMHFLFVNSQVLVERFGLAARFGFIHLAATNIAVWIRLVIWDSAQEWTYFVHLAQRGLHNSVSPLNLRGFPESLIRHTRDLISHSTTEKTDFQPYQPISNEQISQVIALQECLNTNTLGQLWTSSMPFLYPFIVQFSLIAAAVTFVMGQNVGRNRLSHKQKFHGSKDLTSHTKVGCDGSSKGLFLGILCMVAGIVVILIFLVVREDEHFPSATLSWLTCGTLTSILTLSSLMTASGLVQVRQMSIVTRAPAALDSLLSNVALFGVQLYSVFTIVVCACSLAILESESEETRGRHIMLLTASILQLIQCFAQSTLIAEASKRSCITRFQIIAKPARQVITFLLFSNSVLWAFDTIITQNWISQELQLRFFGVLAWGVISRIGLPLLIFYRFHSCVLLLEAWNKCYRTPRGDHPLN; the protein is encoded by the exons ATGGTGGCCGAACTGAAGAACATTCCTGTCGGAAGCGCAGAACGAAAAACACCTACAGTCGTTCCCCAGAGGCTAAGGTCCTCGTCGAAACACAAGACCAGACCCAAATGGATCGAGGCAGCGACTCGTGAGCCGATATACAGCGTTCTAGACAGCGACGAAGCCACTAGCAGTTTACCACCAGGCATTAAAACCAACGTGGTGGTGATTAGCGCAGTGAAGAGTGGCGAACCACGAAACAGAGAGTCAGAGATAACTCTCCAAAGAGACCTGCCTTACGTCCCATCATCTGAAAACAAACCGAtctctcaaacctccaccattcTCGAGACCGAGGATGAGGATCCTCTTTACAGCGTGGTGAAGAAGCCAAAAAAAGTGCAGCTACCAGAAACGGGACTGCTCGAGAGGAAGCTTCAACCGATCGCGGAGTCGATCGAGGAGAAGCAGATTCAACTGGAGATCCGCTCGCGACAGGAGGAGCTGAAAAAGTGGCTGCAAGTGGCGTCGAAGCAGCTTCCTGAGCCAAGACGTCTCTTCAATCTTGGGGAGATGTATACGAACCGACTGGGAGAGTTTGATCAGGCGCAGGCCGATTGGAAGAGGACCAGTGTCTCTGTCCCTCGAGGAATCGTTGGCCTGGTTGGGCCCTACAGAGTCTATCAAAATCCGAATGAAAGAAGGGAGTACATGCTCCAGGAGGAGGAGCTGGTCGAGGAAGTGGTCGACTCGGTGAGCGAAATCGCGACGAACAATGTGACCGAGCATCATCAGAGAGCCAAATGGAGGCTGAGGGAGGACGACGAGGAGACCCTGGTGCCAGACATCCGAGATATTCCTGGTTTGGAGGATTTCGCGATGGAGGCTGAGAGTAAAGAGGTGTCCGAGTGGAAGAAGGTCGAGGACCAAATAGTTGAATATAGTCAGAGGGACGAGGTGACTAAAGGGAAGGAAGAGATCAGAGACGTCGGTGGGATCGTATCTGGAAAGGAGGAGCGCGCAGTGGACGTTCCTGAGGAAACCTCCACTGCCTCCACGTCGTCGGTGAAGGACAAGAAGG CCAGCAATGAGCAGCACGACAAGGACAGCCTGAACGAGACCGGAAGCACAACGGGTGGCACCGTGGAGGGTGCACCTGGAGGAGCCCCCAACAGGGGTGAAAGGAACACTGAGGCTGACACCACTGCTGTGGAGACTAGATCCTCGGCTCCCTCCAGGTCCCTTGTTTCTAGGATCCTTTCTAGAGCGCGATCGCCGAACGATCTCTTGGACCACTCTGAACCCTt TTCGCAATTATGGGTCGTTCTTTCGAATGTCTATGGCCAGCTTGtcgtggtattgatgattgctctGTGCTTGGCCGAAGTCATGGACACACCTGTTCCCCTTCTCAGTTTGCAA GGGGTGTTCCTCATGTACCTATACGTAGGAAGCATAGCTGTGATCATCAGCATCTACATATGGGTGTTGGTGGACAGTTGCGGAAGTCTCGGGAGCGGTGCAATTGGCGCTGACGATGCAGAACTCGGTGGCACCTCCCTGACTAGGTTCGGCTCCCTGAAACGCGCACATATCTCGCGATCCAGAACAGCACCGACAAGTTTCTATATTCGAGTTGGAGCGCTGC TGTTCGGTCTGGCGACTCTTGTATTCAATGGCTTGGAGATGGCGATGCACTCGATGATGCAGGGAGCGGAATGCTTGAGTGACGTTGTCTTCGTACATCCGGTACTTCATGGGCTCTTCACCTTCCTTCAGATGCACTTCTTGTTTGTGAACTCGCAA GTTCTTGTTGAAAGATTTGGTTTAGCTGCAAGATTCGGATTCATTCATTTGGCTGCCACGAACATTGCTGTCTGGATTCGATTAGTGATTTGGGATTCTGCCCAAGAATGGACCTATTTCGTTCACCTTGCGCAACGAGGATTGCATAATTCTGTTTCTCCATTGAATCTCCGAGGATTTCCAGAGTCTCTGATAAGACACACCAGAGACTTAATAA GTCATTCTACAACAGAGAAAACTGACTTCCAACCTTATCAGCCCATTTCAAACGAACAAATCTCCCAAGTGATTGCTTTGCAAGAATGCTTAAACACGAACACCTTGGGACAACTGTGGACTTCGAGCATGCCATTTCTCTACCCGTTCATCGTCCAATTCAG CTTAATCGCCGCTGCAGTTACTTTCGTAATGGGTCAAAACGTCGGACGCAATCGGCTGTCGCACAAGCAAAAGTTTCACGGAAGCAAGGATCTGACGAGCCACACTAAAGTCGGCTGCGATGGCTCCAGCAAAGGCCTATTCCTCGGCATACTCTGCATGGTAGCTGGCATAGTAGTCATCCTGATATTCCTCGTCGTGAGAGAAGATGAACACTTCCCATCAGCAACTTTGTCCTGGTTAACATGCGGCACCTTGACCAGTATTTTGACACTGAGCAGTCTAATGACGGCCAGTGGGCTTGTTCAAGTTCGTCAGATGTCCATAGTAACGAGAGCGCCGGCTGCGTTAGACAGTTTGCTGTCAAACGTGGCGCTGTTTGGTGTCCAATTATACTCTGTCTTCACAATCGTAGTTTGTGCCTGTTCCTTAGCGATACTTGAAAGTGAATCCGAAGAGACTCGAGGGAGGCATATAATGCTCCTCACTGCATCGATCTTGCAATTGATTCAGTGCTTCGCTCAGAGCACTCTGATAGCAGAGGCATCGAAACGATCCTGTATCACTCGTTTCCAAATAATTGCAAAGCCAGCGAGACAGGTGATCACTTTCCTATTGTTTAGTAATTCCGTGTTGTGGGCCTTCGATACTATAATCACACAGAATTGGATCTCTCAAGAACTTCAGTTGAGATTCTTCGGAGTCCTTGCGTGGGGCGtcatatctaggattggacttcCTTTGCTGATCTTCTACCGGTTTCACAGTTGCGTGTTGCTTCTGGAAGCGTGGAACAAGTGTTATAGGACACCGAGAGGAGATCATCCGCTCAACTGA
- the LOC143188846 gene encoding zinc finger matrin-type protein 2, which produces MSMRPDDHRRKWNREEYERIALQRLQDEIAEEELGIPKQPAVKRELLKQRDYKVDLESKLGKSVVINKNTPSSQTGGYYCNVCDCVVKDSINFLDHINGTKHQRNLGMSMKIERSTLEQVKARFAMNKKKLEEKKKDYDLEQRVKELKEEEEKIKEYRKEKRKDKKRKIEEVNEDSGGPSDEMAAIMGFSGFGSKKK; this is translated from the exons ATGTCCATG cgACCTGACGATCATAGACGAAAATGGAACAGAGAGGAATACGAAAGAATAGCTCTTCAGCGTCTCCAGGATGAAATTGCTGAAGAGGAGTTGGGAATTCCAAAACAACCAGCTGTAAAAAGAGAATTGCTCAAACAACGAGATTATAAAGTTGATCTTGAATCTAAATTAGGAAAAAGTgttgttattaacaaaaatacaccATCTTCTCAAACTGGAGG GTATTACTGTAATGTCTGTGATTGTGTTGTAAAGGATTCAATTAATTTCTTAGATCACATCAATGGAACAAAAC aTCAGCGTAATTTGGGCATGTCAATGAAAATAGAACGTTCCACATTGGAGCAAGTTAAGGCTCGTTTTGCGATGAACAAAAAGAAATtagaagagaaaaagaaagattATGATTTGGAGCAAAGAGTAAAAGAATTGAAGGAAGAG GAAGAGAAAATTAAAGaatacagaaaagaaaaacgaaaagacaaaaaaagaaaaattgaagaagTTAATGAGGATAGTGGAGGACCTTCTGATGAAATGGCAGCCATAATGGGTTTCTCAGGTTTTGGCTCTAAAAAAAAGTGA
- the LOC143188613 gene encoding putative protein FAM10A4 translates to MSIPIKPEHLAQLKAFIDMCIAVPGILHKPELAFVKSFIEHFGGTVPKETAKPSEPEPEPEHEPAPEPESEESDLELDMTGVIEPDTDAPQKMGNPTLQPTEEEIAESQAKRSEAVSAFAEKDYEKALELYTEAIVLNPQAALLYAKRGQVYLLLNKPNACIRDCNRALELNPDSAAAHKFRGRANHLLGNFEEAANDLRLACKFDFDEQADEWLREVTPNARKIEEHRRKKERRQQEKLEKERQERLKKARESAKAYEENSRTSQTETSGTTPGMGDFQKFMSDPEVLQGFQDPEIAKAFAEMDTNPTNILKYQSNPKIMAFINKMATKLASKTGGNMPPGFPGMMSGMPGFASAAAGAQDAPKPPNSQDDVGLD, encoded by the exons ATGTCTATTCCCATTAAGCCAGAACACCTAGCGCAACTAAAGGCATTTATAGATATGTGCATAGCTGTTCCTGGAATATTACATAAACCAGAGCTTGCTTTTGTAAAATCTTTTATTGAACATTTTGGTGGAACTGTACCAAAAGAGACAGCTAAACCATCGGAGCCTGAACCTGAACCTGAACATGAACCTGCGCCTGAACCTGAAAGCGAGGAAAGTGATTTGGAGCTGGACATGACAGGAGTCATTG AACCAGATACAGATGCTCCACAAAAAATGGGAAATCCTACTTTACAACCAACAGAAGAAGAAATTGCAGAGTCTCAGGCTAAACGCTCGGAAGCTGTGTCAGCATTTGCAGAGAAAGATTATGAGAAAGCTTTAGAGCTCTATACTGAAGCTATTGTACTGAATCCACAGGCAGCACTGCTTTATGCCAAACGTGGACAAGTTTATTTGTTACTGAATAAGCCTAATGCTTGTATACGTGATTGCAATCGTGCTTTGGAACTAAATCCAGATAGCGCAGCGGCACATAAGTTCAGAGGGAGGGCTAACCACTTGCTTGGAAACTTTGAAGAGGCAGCTAATGATTTGAGACTGGCTTGTAAGTTTGACTTTGATGAACAGGCTGATGAATGGCTGCGTGAAGTTACACCAAAT GCTCGAAAGATTGAGGAGCATAGGAGAAAGAAGGAACGTAGACAGCAAGAGAAATTGGAAAAGGAGAGACAGGAGAGATTAAAGAAGGCAAGGGAAAGTGCGAAAGCTTATGAAGAAAACTCTCGCACATCCCAAACCGAGACAAGTGGAACTACCCCTGGAATGGGTGATTTCCAGAAGTTCATGAGTGATCCAGAGGTTCTCCAGGGTTTCCAG GATCCGGAAATAGCGAAAGCCTTCGCAGAAATGGACACAAATCCAACGAATATTTTGAAGTACCAGAGCAATCCGAAGATAATGgcatttattaataaaatgGCTACGAAGTTAGCTAGTAAAACAGGTGGTAACATGCCACCTGGTTTTCCGGGTATGATGAGTGGAATGCCCGGTTTCGCGAGTGCCGCTGCTGGAGCACAGGATGCTCCAAAACCTCCTAATTCACAGGACGATGTCGGTCTCGATTAA